The Elusimicrobiales bacterium genome includes a window with the following:
- a CDS encoding efflux RND transporter permease subunit translates to MQIIHLSIRRPVTATMLNLAIVVLGIFSYFELGVDLFPNVDFPFVTVQTSLKGASPEEIETSVTKPIEESVNSISGIEDLNSTSYEGLSVLFIKFVLEKPVDVAAQDVRDKVNAVQRDLPQGTDPPVIGKFDVGQMAVMQIVVSGSRDIINLTDIAKKKLKEHLETIDGIGSIDIIGGREREVHVIVNPMKLAAMGISIKQVRDAITQQNIEIPGGKVEQKDRDFVLRTLGRIQKVADFNNIVITRANGATIKISDIGRVEDTGQYIRTAAYLNGTPAVTLAVKKQSGANTLAVARALHKRLDELKTVLPSDVNVKVIGDQSDFIRASVDTVKEHLVLGAIMAGIMVLLFMGDWRSTLISSTAIPTSLIGTFIFMRMAGFTIDNMTLLGLVISVGIVIDDAIIMLENIYRHMDELGKPAMQAAKEGADEIAFAVMATSLSLLVIFLPLAYMGGIIGRFIKSYGLTIAFAISISVFVALTLTPMLCSRFLKAKHGHKSRAEEFTDRLNDALGKRYLVLLDWALSHRKAMVAMSVAIILSMFPLLKFIGKDFIPQDDTSQFAVYVKAPEGTSIGRMKDIFFQLEKELRRLPHVKNVLFSIGMSEKGTSAVNDGSMVIELDDLKDRRLSMREIMAAARQMTAKYPQLRASVKPVGGIGGGEADITYVISGPDLETLQKYAGAVADALRVRKGVVDVDLSFSYAKPEYRVEIDRGRAHDMGVKVEDIATSLRTLVGGEEDITKYKEGDDLYQVRLRADENYRNRIEAVRALTVPTGDKGIVRLDNVATVREGLGPTQIDRYSRQRQITVNANLDGMPMNEALEICDQAFRKQHAPAEYRAEPVGRAREMGRMLHNFLMAFILAFIFIYMILASQFESFIYPLSIIIALPLTVPFAIITLFAAHQSLTLFSIMGLFMLVGIVKKNAILQVDYTNTLRARGLDRHDAIMQANKTRLRPIIMTTLTLVAGMLPTAFGTGAGSGTRRAMAWVILGGQLLSLGITLLMTPVTYSLLDDLQNWFRLRFKKTENTPA, encoded by the coding sequence ATGCAGATAATCCACTTATCCATACGCAGGCCGGTTACGGCCACCATGCTCAACCTGGCGATAGTGGTGCTGGGGATTTTCTCGTATTTTGAACTGGGCGTGGATTTGTTCCCCAACGTGGATTTCCCGTTTGTCACCGTGCAGACTTCCCTCAAGGGCGCCAGCCCGGAGGAGATAGAGACTTCCGTCACAAAACCCATAGAAGAATCGGTCAATTCCATCTCCGGCATAGAGGACCTCAACTCCACCAGCTATGAGGGGCTGTCGGTGCTGTTTATAAAATTCGTGCTGGAAAAGCCGGTGGACGTGGCCGCCCAGGACGTGCGCGACAAGGTCAACGCCGTCCAGCGCGACCTGCCGCAGGGCACGGACCCGCCCGTAATCGGCAAATTCGACGTGGGCCAGATGGCGGTGATGCAGATAGTCGTCTCCGGCAGCCGCGACATAATAAATCTCACCGATATCGCCAAGAAAAAACTCAAGGAGCATCTGGAGACCATAGACGGCATAGGCTCCATAGACATCATCGGCGGGCGCGAGCGGGAGGTGCATGTCATCGTCAATCCCATGAAGCTGGCCGCCATGGGCATTTCCATAAAGCAGGTGCGCGACGCCATCACCCAGCAGAACATAGAAATTCCCGGCGGCAAGGTGGAGCAGAAGGACCGTGATTTTGTGCTGCGCACTCTGGGCCGCATACAGAAAGTCGCGGATTTCAACAATATAGTCATAACCAGGGCAAACGGCGCGACTATCAAAATCTCCGACATAGGCCGCGTGGAGGACACGGGCCAGTACATCCGCACCGCGGCCTATCTCAACGGGACGCCGGCGGTTACTCTGGCGGTCAAAAAGCAGTCCGGCGCCAACACTCTGGCCGTGGCGCGCGCGCTGCACAAGCGGCTTGACGAGCTCAAGACTGTCCTTCCGTCGGATGTTAACGTCAAGGTTATAGGCGACCAGTCCGATTTCATCCGCGCCTCGGTGGACACCGTAAAAGAGCATCTGGTCCTGGGCGCGATAATGGCGGGCATAATGGTGCTGCTGTTCATGGGCGACTGGCGCTCCACCCTTATCTCCTCCACCGCCATTCCCACCTCGCTTATCGGCACTTTCATTTTCATGCGCATGGCGGGTTTCACGATAGACAACATGACGCTGCTGGGGCTGGTAATCTCGGTCGGCATAGTCATAGACGACGCCATCATCATGCTGGAAAACATCTACCGCCATATGGACGAGCTGGGCAAGCCCGCCATGCAGGCCGCAAAGGAGGGCGCCGACGAAATTGCCTTTGCCGTCATGGCCACGTCGCTGTCGCTGCTGGTGATATTCCTGCCGCTGGCGTATATGGGCGGCATTATCGGCAGGTTCATAAAAAGCTACGGGCTGACCATAGCCTTCGCCATCTCCATAAGCGTTTTCGTGGCGCTGACGCTTACGCCCATGCTATGCTCGCGCTTTCTCAAGGCAAAGCACGGCCACAAATCCCGCGCGGAGGAGTTCACCGACCGGCTCAACGACGCCCTGGGCAAGCGGTATCTGGTGCTGCTGGACTGGGCGCTCTCGCACCGCAAGGCGATGGTGGCGATGTCCGTGGCCATCATACTGTCCATGTTCCCGCTGCTGAAATTCATCGGCAAGGATTTCATCCCGCAGGATGACACTTCGCAGTTCGCCGTCTATGTCAAGGCCCCGGAAGGCACCAGCATAGGCAGGATGAAGGATATTTTCTTCCAGCTTGAGAAAGAATTGCGCCGGCTGCCGCATGTCAAAAACGTGCTGTTCTCCATAGGCATGTCGGAAAAAGGGACCAGCGCCGTCAACGACGGCAGCATGGTCATAGAGCTGGACGACCTTAAGGACCGCAGGCTTTCCATGCGCGAAATCATGGCCGCCGCCCGCCAGATGACGGCCAAATACCCGCAGCTGCGCGCTTCCGTAAAGCCGGTGGGCGGCATAGGCGGCGGCGAAGCGGACATAACATACGTCATCTCCGGCCCGGACCTGGAAACGCTGCAAAAATACGCCGGCGCGGTGGCCGATGCGCTGCGCGTCCGCAAGGGCGTTGTGGACGTAGACCTCAGTTTCTCATACGCCAAGCCCGAATACCGGGTGGAGATAGACAGGGGCCGCGCCCACGACATGGGCGTGAAGGTGGAGGATATAGCGACCTCGCTGCGTACACTTGTCGGCGGCGAGGAGGATATCACCAAATACAAGGAAGGCGACGATTTGTATCAGGTGCGCCTGCGCGCGGACGAGAATTACCGCAACCGCATTGAAGCCGTGCGCGCGCTGACCGTCCCGACCGGCGACAAGGGCATAGTCCGGCTGGACAATGTGGCCACTGTGCGCGAGGGGCTCGGCCCCACGCAGATAGACCGCTACTCCCGCCAGCGGCAGATAACCGTCAACGCCAATCTTGACGGAATGCCCATGAATGAGGCGCTGGAAATATGCGACCAGGCTTTCCGCAAACAGCACGCCCCCGCCGAATACCGCGCCGAGCCGGTGGGCCGCGCCCGCGAAATGGGCCGCATGCTGCACAACTTCCTCATGGCGTTCATACTGGCGTTCATTTTCATATACATGATTCTGGCCAGCCAGTTTGAAAGCTTTATTTACCCGCTTTCCATCATAATCGCGCTGCCGCTTACGGTGCCGTTTGCGATTATCACGCTTTTCGCCGCGCATCAGAGCCTGACGCTGTTCAGCATAATGGGGCTGTTCATGCTGGTGGGCATTGTCAAAAAGAACGCGATTTTGCAGGTGGATTACACAAACACGCTGCGCGCCCGCGGCCTTGACCGGCACGACGCCATCATGCAGGCCAACAAAACCCGGCTGCGCCCGATTATAATGACAACGCTTACCCTGGTGGCCGGAATGCTGCCGACGGCATTCGGCACCGGCGCCGGCTCCGGCACGCGCCGCGCGATGGCATGGGTCATTCTGGGCGGGCAATTGCTTTCGCTGGGCATTACGCTGCTTATGACGCCGGTAACATATTCCCTGCTGGACGATTTGCAGAACTGGTTCAGACTCCGCTTCAAAAAAACGGAAAACACCCCCGCGTGA
- the hypD gene encoding hydrogenase formation protein HypD: MALDNAALAAKISAGIAANASAAGRPVTIMEVCGTHTMSIARHGLRALLPESIRLVSGPGCPVCVSSQTDIDRAAALAFTPGAVIAAFGDMLKVRGSSHSLESAKAAGADVRIVYSPEDAAETARRNPSENVIFIGAGFETTAPAIAAAVLRAADAGINNFFVLPMLKLVPPALEALLSGPARIDGFLLPGHVSAVIGLEPYGILEGKVPAVVAGFEPLDILHAVNRLAAKIAAADCSVENCYPRAVRREGNPRAVAVMRQVFEPARAEWRALGEMEMSGLVFRQQFRRFDAAEKFGVSVPRAREPQGCICGLILTGRAAPRECPLFGKRCVPADAVGPCMVSSEGACAAAYHYG; this comes from the coding sequence CCTCCGCCGCCGGACGCCCCGTAACGATAATGGAAGTCTGCGGGACGCACACCATGTCCATAGCACGGCACGGGCTGCGCGCCCTGCTGCCGGAGAGCATACGTCTTGTCTCCGGCCCCGGCTGCCCGGTATGCGTAAGCTCCCAGACCGATATTGACCGCGCGGCGGCGCTGGCTTTCACGCCGGGGGCCGTCATCGCGGCTTTCGGAGACATGCTGAAGGTGCGCGGTTCCTCCCACAGCCTGGAAAGCGCGAAAGCCGCCGGCGCGGACGTGCGCATTGTGTATTCGCCGGAGGACGCGGCGGAAACGGCCCGGCGGAACCCCTCTGAAAACGTGATTTTCATCGGCGCGGGGTTTGAGACAACCGCGCCCGCCATTGCGGCGGCGGTGCTGCGCGCAGCGGACGCCGGAATAAATAATTTTTTCGTGCTGCCCATGCTAAAGCTGGTCCCCCCCGCGCTGGAGGCGCTGCTCTCCGGCCCGGCGCGAATAGACGGTTTTCTGCTGCCGGGGCATGTAAGCGCGGTTATCGGGCTGGAGCCGTACGGCATTCTGGAAGGGAAAGTCCCCGCCGTCGTCGCCGGGTTTGAGCCGCTGGATATCCTGCATGCCGTAAACCGGCTGGCAGCCAAAATCGCAGCCGCAGATTGTTCGGTGGAAAACTGCTACCCGCGCGCGGTAAGGCGCGAGGGGAATCCGCGCGCTGTCGCCGTAATGCGGCAGGTGTTTGAGCCCGCGCGCGCCGAGTGGCGCGCCCTTGGCGAAATGGAGATGTCCGGCCTTGTTTTCCGCCAGCAGTTCCGCCGCTTTGACGCCGCGGAGAAATTCGGCGTTTCCGTTCCGCGCGCGCGGGAGCCGCAAGGCTGCATCTGCGGGCTTATACTGACCGGCAGGGCCGCGCCGCGGGAGTGCCCGCTGTTCGGCAAGCGCTGCGTCCCGGCGGACGCGGTGGGGCCGTGCATGGTCTCCTCGGAAGGGGCCTGCGCGGCGGCATATCATTATGGATGA
- a CDS encoding TolC family protein, with protein MRIIVALLLALSAVPARAEQMSVEEAVSYAVKNNIGLFNAQQSRDAMEEKVREYWGGIYPAVNLTSSYTRNFELQSIYFDGRQIPMGADNSYALNLGLSQVVWAGGKVRTGIHIAEIYSASAQQQVRQTEMLLSKTVRNLCYNIVLASATAVIEEENLRIASEHLDQIRARYKQGLSSDLEELRQDVEVSNALPPVTKARNLLDTGLLTLKKTLAMDSERPLALSLAELPSAGDGDLDAFYKAAAGNRPELISARLQCRMAKEQIQLARSEFYPYVSAFAARQYQGQTNSSFPDGQQGTWSTNAGLQLNISLYAGGSSKSRVRQAEIAKVQAEKTLEDTERSIRIDVKRAWLNLKEARQRLEAQEGGVGQARKALKAVETRFQNGLSSQLELNDASLALNRAQLLRVEALRDVYVYLADLKWACGQ; from the coding sequence ATGAGAATTATCGTCGCGCTTTTGCTTGCATTGTCCGCAGTTCCCGCCCGCGCCGAGCAGATGTCGGTTGAGGAGGCCGTTTCCTACGCGGTTAAAAACAACATAGGCCTTTTCAACGCGCAGCAGTCGCGCGACGCGATGGAGGAAAAAGTCCGCGAATACTGGGGCGGTATCTATCCGGCGGTGAATCTGACGTCTTCGTATACCCGCAATTTCGAGCTGCAGAGCATATATTTTGACGGGCGGCAGATACCCATGGGAGCCGACAACAGCTATGCGCTGAACCTGGGGCTGTCGCAGGTGGTGTGGGCGGGGGGGAAGGTGCGCACCGGCATTCACATTGCGGAAATTTACTCGGCCTCCGCGCAGCAGCAGGTGCGCCAGACGGAAATGCTGCTTTCCAAGACGGTGCGCAACCTGTGCTATAACATAGTCCTGGCCTCCGCCACGGCTGTCATAGAGGAGGAAAACCTCCGCATCGCCAGCGAGCATCTGGACCAGATTCGCGCCCGGTACAAGCAGGGGCTTTCAAGCGATTTGGAGGAACTGCGCCAGGACGTGGAGGTTTCCAACGCGCTGCCTCCGGTTACCAAGGCGCGCAACCTGCTGGATACGGGGCTGCTGACCCTCAAAAAAACCCTGGCGATGGATTCGGAAAGGCCGCTTGCGCTCTCGCTGGCGGAGCTGCCCTCCGCCGGCGACGGGGATTTGGACGCGTTTTACAAAGCCGCCGCCGGCAACAGGCCGGAGCTTATCTCGGCGCGGCTGCAATGCCGCATGGCAAAAGAGCAGATTCAACTGGCCCGTTCGGAATTTTATCCTTATGTCAGCGCTTTCGCCGCGCGCCAGTACCAGGGCCAGACAAACAGCTCTTTCCCCGACGGCCAGCAGGGGACCTGGAGCACCAATGCCGGGCTGCAATTGAATATCTCCCTTTACGCCGGCGGTTCCAGCAAGTCGCGCGTGCGCCAGGCGGAGATAGCCAAAGTCCAGGCGGAAAAGACGCTGGAGGACACCGAGCGTTCCATCCGCATAGACGTAAAGCGCGCCTGGCTGAACCTGAAGGAGGCGCGCCAGCGGCTTGAGGCCCAGGAAGGCGGCGTGGGCCAGGCAAGAAAGGCGCTAAAGGCCGTGGAAACCCGCTTTCAGAACGGATTGTCCAGCCAGCTGGAGCTTAACGACGCCAGCCTCGCCCTCAACCGCGCGCAACTGCTGCGCGTTGAGGCGTTGCGCGACGTCTATGTGTATCTTGCGGATTTGAAATGGGCCTGCGGGCAGTGA
- the hypE gene encoding hydrogenase expression/formation protein HypE — translation MDEKIMLAHGSGGEMSRRLTEGLFLKHFGNPLLNQLDDSAELEASSRRLAFTTDGYVVSPVVFPGGDIGKLSVCGTVNDLSAKGATPKWLSAAFILEEGLEISLLERITASMRKAADEAGVVIATGDTKVVDRGKADKIFIATSGVGEIPEGVNISCSGARPGDAVIITGRLGAHGVAVLNARHRLGLQSAIESDCAPLSKVAAAARFDAHAMRDLTRGGLAAALNEIAQSSGCAIEMDGAAIPVAPEVEAACGILGLDPLYAANEGALAVFTPREKAEKVLSAIRAEKYGANAVIAGKAVAGAPGVILKTKTGGRRALRMPEGEQLPRIC, via the coding sequence ATGGATGAGAAAATTATGCTGGCGCACGGCAGCGGCGGCGAGATGTCCCGCCGGCTGACGGAGGGCCTGTTCCTCAAGCACTTCGGCAATCCGCTGCTTAACCAGTTGGACGATTCGGCGGAGCTGGAGGCGTCCTCGCGCCGGCTGGCGTTTACCACGGACGGCTATGTAGTCAGCCCGGTGGTGTTTCCCGGCGGGGACATAGGCAAGCTTTCGGTATGCGGGACGGTAAACGATTTGTCGGCGAAAGGGGCGACGCCCAAATGGCTGTCCGCCGCCTTTATCCTGGAAGAGGGGCTGGAGATTTCGCTGCTGGAGCGGATTACCGCCTCCATGCGCAAAGCCGCAGACGAGGCCGGCGTGGTGATAGCCACCGGAGACACCAAGGTGGTTGACAGGGGCAAGGCGGATAAAATCTTCATAGCCACCTCCGGCGTGGGCGAAATTCCCGAGGGTGTCAATATTTCCTGCTCCGGCGCGCGGCCCGGCGACGCGGTCATTATAACCGGCAGACTGGGCGCGCACGGGGTGGCCGTCCTCAATGCCAGGCACAGGCTGGGGCTGCAAAGCGCGATAGAGAGCGACTGCGCCCCTCTGTCCAAGGTCGCCGCCGCGGCCCGCTTTGACGCCCATGCCATGCGGGATTTGACAAGAGGCGGCCTTGCCGCCGCGTTAAACGAAATAGCGCAATCCTCGGGCTGCGCGATAGAGATGGACGGCGCGGCAATCCCCGTCGCGCCGGAGGTGGAGGCCGCCTGCGGCATTCTGGGGCTGGACCCGCTTTACGCGGCCAACGAAGGCGCTCTGGCGGTTTTCACTCCCCGGGAAAAAGCGGAGAAGGTCCTCTCCGCCATACGCGCGGAGAAATACGGAGCAAACGCGGTTATAGCCGGAAAAGCGGTTGCGGGCGCGCCCGGCGTGATTCTGAAAACAAAAACCGGCGGGCGGCGCGCGCTGCGAATGCCCGAAGGCGAGCAGCTTCCCCGAATCTGCTGA
- a CDS encoding efflux RND transporter periplasmic adaptor subunit: MRLYLTIPAIAALALCGCHDGEKRALEKLEKDRFLVKTEKAAVRDIDEEILLTGSVKAMDEATLFPRVSGKLLKNLVIEGDPVTKDQTVALIERDEVGARFEPAPVPSTLTGVVGRVYQDVGANVTLATPIALVVDQSRVRIKVDLPERYSGVVRLGQSALAEVEAFPDKTFAAKVYKISPVIDPVNRSALVELLADNSQGQLKSGMFAKVRLIAGRAAGAVSVPVSALQQDKKGDYVFVPAGSVAARRYVAAGTRNVEYAQIKSGLRPGQEVITFGLYGLKDGSKIEMAH; the protein is encoded by the coding sequence ATGAGACTATATCTGACAATCCCTGCAATCGCCGCGCTGGCGCTGTGCGGCTGCCATGACGGCGAAAAGCGCGCGCTTGAGAAGCTGGAGAAGGATCGCTTTTTAGTCAAGACCGAAAAAGCCGCCGTCCGCGATATTGACGAGGAGATTTTGCTGACCGGCTCGGTAAAGGCGATGGACGAGGCCACATTGTTCCCCCGCGTTTCCGGCAAACTGCTCAAAAACCTTGTGATTGAAGGCGACCCGGTAACCAAAGACCAGACGGTCGCGCTTATAGAGCGCGACGAGGTTGGCGCGCGCTTTGAGCCTGCCCCGGTGCCGTCCACGCTTACCGGCGTGGTGGGCCGGGTGTATCAGGATGTGGGGGCCAATGTTACGCTGGCCACGCCGATTGCGCTGGTGGTGGACCAGAGCCGGGTGCGCATCAAGGTGGACCTGCCGGAGCGGTATTCCGGCGTGGTGCGTCTGGGACAGAGCGCGCTGGCGGAGGTGGAGGCTTTTCCGGACAAGACTTTTGCCGCCAAGGTCTACAAAATAAGCCCGGTCATAGACCCGGTCAACAGAAGCGCGCTTGTGGAACTGCTGGCCGATAATTCGCAGGGCCAGCTCAAGTCCGGGATGTTTGCCAAGGTCCGGCTTATAGCGGGCAGGGCGGCGGGCGCGGTGTCGGTGCCGGTTTCCGCGCTGCAACAGGACAAAAAGGGCGATTATGTGTTTGTGCCCGCGGGTTCGGTTGCGGCCAGGCGCTATGTCGCCGCCGGCACACGCAATGTGGAATACGCGCAGATAAAATCCGGCCTGCGTCCGGGGCAGGAGGTTATCACCTTCGGGCTTTACGGCCTCAAGGACGGCAGCAAGATAGAAATGGCGCACTAA
- a CDS encoding TetR/AcrR family transcriptional regulator, with protein MKHSATGHVSDMRRRIMDAALDLIAEKGMDCVSVREIVARVRVTKPVLYYYFKSKDDLCEQLGRQSVEDLRALIRSAQENKQPVDALLERLFLDMYDKNKRRPSFAKLILRAMSFQGNSRQSADVLATRKQHINAIAAAFRGAEKRGEIPRGAARDLAFLCGAVFGYFLISSSLGEIPYVDRDMPRRLAKIILAGVRKK; from the coding sequence ATGAAACACTCCGCCACGGGCCATGTCTCCGACATGCGGCGCAGGATAATGGACGCCGCGCTGGATTTAATCGCCGAAAAGGGGATGGACTGCGTCTCCGTCCGGGAGATTGTGGCCCGCGTGCGCGTCACAAAGCCGGTTCTGTATTATTACTTCAAAAGCAAGGACGACCTGTGCGAGCAGTTGGGCCGACAGAGCGTGGAGGATTTGCGCGCCCTCATACGGAGCGCGCAGGAAAACAAGCAGCCCGTGGACGCGCTGCTGGAGCGGCTTTTCCTGGACATGTACGATAAGAACAAGCGGCGGCCAAGCTTTGCCAAGCTGATACTGCGGGCGATGAGCTTTCAGGGCAACTCCCGCCAGAGCGCGGACGTGCTGGCGACCAGAAAACAGCACATAAACGCCATCGCCGCCGCTTTCCGCGGGGCCGAGAAACGGGGCGAAATCCCCCGGGGCGCCGCGCGGGACCTGGCGTTTCTTTGCGGCGCTGTTTTCGGATATTTCCTTATAAGCTCCTCTCTGGGGGAAATTCCGTATGTGGACAGGGACATGCCCCGCAGGCTGGCGAAAATAATCCTTGCGGGCGTCAGGAAAAAATGA